A window of Excalfactoria chinensis isolate bCotChi1 chromosome Z, bCotChi1.hap2, whole genome shotgun sequence contains these coding sequences:
- the PMAIP1 gene encoding phorbol-12-myristate-13-acetate-induced protein 1, with the protein MMPGRTIRKPAPPAAPAERDAVAECALELRRIGDKVNLRQKFLNLITKLFCPKT; encoded by the exons ATGATGCCCGGCAGGACGATACGCAAACCTGCGCCTCCCGCCGCGCCTGCAG AGCGGGACGCGGTGGCGGAGTGCGCGCTGGAGCTGCGCAGGATCGGCGACAAGGTGAACCTGCGGCAGAAGTTCCTGAACCTCATAACGAAACTCTTCTGCCCCAAAACGTGA